The following are encoded together in the Pleurocapsa sp. FMAR1 genome:
- a CDS encoding RNA-guided endonuclease InsQ/TnpB family protein, which produces MSITRRVTFRLYPSVVQNNKLHYWRKLHKLLYNACVSHRTTQYKQFGESIDYFDQQNCLPAFKECWTEYKELGSHALQATVKRVDFAFLRFFRIKSGYPKFKSSRLYKGWTYPCKAGWKACTSGKNGYLKLSNLGNVKMRGQARDWGVPKTCTILFKQGKWYASITVECVPSRIQTGNGAVGLDFGTHHAVAYSDGTIVDNPRFVKQSQEQVNRLAKKGRRKRTPNWKKRIKASRRWKRANKAVAKIQSKVARQRQDWQHKLASDIVSCNSFVATEKLNLKNLTRKAKKRCDPASPLGARERAPRQGSKRKAQKTGLNRSLLDVGIGNLKSLIKYKVTEAGGIYIEVPTRKLAPSQTCPGCAAKRKKNLSERFHVCDCGVQQPLDRDVAAAMVMINYARGKELASTDASSLPAHKESSSSTSCGSMKQLGALKRQKLTPNL; this is translated from the coding sequence ATGAGTATAACCCGTAGAGTAACTTTTAGGCTTTATCCCAGTGTGGTGCAGAACAATAAACTGCACTACTGGAGGAAGCTGCATAAATTGCTCTACAACGCCTGTGTGTCTCATAGAACTACCCAGTACAAGCAGTTTGGCGAGTCGATAGATTACTTCGACCAACAGAACTGCTTACCAGCGTTTAAAGAATGCTGGACTGAGTACAAAGAGCTTGGCTCTCATGCTCTTCAGGCGACGGTAAAACGGGTTGATTTTGCGTTCCTACGATTCTTTAGAATCAAGTCAGGATATCCCAAATTCAAGTCTTCTAGATTGTATAAAGGTTGGACGTATCCCTGTAAAGCTGGTTGGAAAGCCTGTACTTCAGGTAAAAATGGTTATCTCAAGCTATCAAACTTAGGTAACGTTAAAATGCGCGGTCAAGCCCGTGACTGGGGCGTTCCAAAGACCTGCACCATTTTGTTCAAGCAAGGCAAATGGTATGCTTCAATAACTGTTGAGTGTGTACCAAGCCGAATACAAACAGGTAATGGTGCAGTAGGTTTGGATTTTGGGACTCATCATGCAGTTGCATATAGTGATGGTACGATTGTTGATAATCCTCGGTTTGTTAAGCAGTCTCAAGAACAAGTTAACCGACTGGCTAAAAAAGGAAGGAGGAAGCGCACTCCTAACTGGAAAAAGAGAATCAAAGCCTCTCGTCGCTGGAAAAGAGCTAATAAAGCTGTAGCTAAAATACAGTCAAAAGTAGCCAGACAAAGACAAGATTGGCAACACAAGTTGGCTTCAGACATAGTTAGCTGTAATAGCTTCGTAGCCACAGAAAAATTAAACCTAAAAAACCTAACCCGTAAAGCTAAGAAGCGGTGCGACCCCGCGTCGCCGTTAGGCGCAAGGGAACGCGCACCAAGACAAGGCAGTAAGAGAAAAGCTCAGAAAACTGGACTCAATCGTAGCCTTTTAGATGTTGGGATAGGTAATCTAAAAAGCCTAATTAAGTACAAAGTAACCGAAGCGGGTGGCATTTACATCGAAGTGCCTACTCGCAAGCTTGCTCCATCTCAGACCTGTCCAGGCTGTGCCGCCAAACGCAAAAAGAACTTGAGTGAGAGATTCCACGTCTGCGATTGCGGTGTCCAACAACCATTAGACAGAGATGTAGCAGCAGCAATGGTTATGATTAATTACGCTAGGGGTAAGGAACTTGCCTCTACAGACGCGAGTAGTTTACCTGCTCATAAAGAGTCGTCAAGCTCTACTTCCTGCGGTAGCATGAAGCAACTTGGGGCGTTGAAGCGTCAGAAACTTACACCAAATCTTTGA
- a CDS encoding alkene reductase encodes MTSKTNVPHLLSPLEKSLFLKNRVVMAPMTRGRAGEKRTPNSLMTEYYAQRTGAGLIVSEGTAISLQGYGWTHSPGIYTSEQIEAWKEIVNAVHAQGTPIFLQLWHTGRASHSSFQPNNQLPIAPSAIKIEGAQAHTLDGKKPYETPRALETEEIPRVIEEYRQAAANAKEAGCDGVEIHGANGYLIDEFLQSKTNQRNDKYGGSIENRYRFLKEVVQAVLTVWDAGSVGVRLSPNGNFNDMGSPDYRDAFTYTVRQLNNYKLAYLHLVDGLAFGFHELGEPMTIAEFRKIYDGVLMGNCGYDRHDAEQAIASGNADLVAFGRLYISNPDLVDRFVNNWELNPDAKMDIWYSAGAEGYIDFSTYKEGS; translated from the coding sequence ATGACATCAAAAACCAACGTACCCCATCTTCTTAGTCCTTTAGAGAAAAGCTTATTTTTAAAGAACCGTGTCGTAATGGCTCCTATGACTCGCGGACGAGCAGGAGAAAAAAGAACGCCTAATTCCTTGATGACAGAATATTATGCTCAACGTACGGGTGCGGGCTTAATTGTTTCTGAAGGTACTGCGATCTCTCTGCAAGGTTATGGCTGGACTCATAGTCCAGGAATTTATACTTCCGAACAAATAGAAGCTTGGAAAGAGATAGTTAATGCGGTACACGCCCAGGGAACGCCAATTTTTTTGCAACTATGGCATACGGGTAGAGCATCCCACAGCAGTTTTCAGCCGAATAATCAGCTTCCCATCGCTCCATCGGCCATCAAAATTGAGGGAGCCCAAGCTCATACGCTTGACGGTAAAAAGCCCTATGAAACACCTAGAGCTTTAGAAACCGAGGAAATTCCCAGAGTGATTGAGGAATATCGTCAAGCAGCAGCAAATGCAAAAGAGGCTGGTTGTGATGGCGTAGAAATCCACGGGGCAAACGGCTATCTAATTGATGAGTTTTTGCAGTCGAAAACAAATCAGCGCAACGATAAATATGGTGGCAGTATTGAAAATCGCTATCGCTTTTTAAAAGAGGTGGTACAAGCAGTATTAACTGTTTGGGATGCGGGAAGTGTAGGAGTTAGACTTTCTCCCAACGGTAATTTTAACGACATGGGTTCGCCTGATTACCGTGACGCTTTTACCTATACTGTTCGACAACTAAATAACTATAAATTAGCATATCTGCACCTTGTTGATGGTTTGGCTTTTGGCTTTCATGAATTAGGAGAGCCAATGACCATCGCCGAATTTAGAAAGATCTATGATGGGGTGTTAATGGGTAACTGTGGTTACGATCGCCATGATGCAGAACAGGCGATCGCCTCGGGAAATGCCGATTTAGTGGCATTTGGTAGACTATATATCAGCAATCCAGATCTAGTAGATCGTTTTGTTAACAACTGGGAACTAAATCCCGATGCAAAGATGGATATTTGGTATTCTGCTGGTGCAGAAGGTTATATCGATTTTTCTACTTACAAAGAAGGGTCGTGA
- a CDS encoding glycoside hydrolase 100 family protein, with amino-acid sequence MAKQSYLIAAEAWQALESSIIYYRGRPIGTLAASDYSSPSLNYDQCFVRDFVPAALIFLIRGRSEVVHNFLLETLKLQIKEKQLDFLEPGRGLMPASFKVLHQGGEEFLKADFGDHAIGRVTPVDSCLWWMFLLRAYVRATAENSFAHTPEMQKGIRLIIELCLSARFDMYPTLLVPDGACMIDRRMGINGHPLEIQALFHTTLKCARELLLNNQENDKILQAIDGRLAALTSHIRHNYWLDPEKLNVIYRYHSEEYGEDALNQFNIYAESIPYAELSEWFPEEGGYLAGNLGPSHLDCRFFALGNMMAILSSLVMRQQGQIIMHTIDTKWEDLVGWMPMKICFPALKGRDWQILTGCDPKNRPWSYHNGGNWPVLLCFMAAAAIKMDRLDLAKRAIEIAAKRLHKDEWAEYYDGKNGRLVGKEARKYQNWTISSFLLAQDLVDEPKYLDWICHD; translated from the coding sequence ATTGCCAAACAAAGTTATCTTATCGCTGCCGAGGCATGGCAAGCTCTTGAATCATCTATCATTTATTATCGAGGTCGCCCTATAGGGACTTTGGCTGCTAGTGATTACAGTTCACCCTCACTAAATTACGATCAGTGTTTTGTACGTGACTTTGTTCCGGCAGCCTTGATTTTTCTGATCAGAGGTAGATCCGAAGTCGTCCATAATTTTTTGCTGGAAACCCTAAAACTGCAAATTAAGGAAAAACAGCTAGATTTTCTCGAACCAGGAAGAGGCTTGATGCCCGCTAGTTTTAAAGTGCTGCATCAAGGAGGTGAAGAATTTCTCAAGGCTGATTTTGGCGATCATGCTATTGGTAGAGTTACTCCTGTAGACTCTTGTTTATGGTGGATGTTTTTGTTGAGGGCTTATGTCAGAGCGACAGCAGAAAATTCTTTTGCTCATACTCCAGAAATGCAGAAAGGAATTCGACTCATTATTGAGCTTTGTCTGTCGGCAAGATTTGATATGTATCCAACTTTACTCGTTCCTGATGGGGCGTGCATGATTGACCGTCGTATGGGAATTAATGGGCATCCTTTAGAAATCCAGGCTTTGTTTCATACAACTTTGAAATGTGCCAGAGAATTGCTTTTAAATAATCAGGAAAATGATAAAATTCTCCAAGCAATTGATGGTCGTCTTGCAGCTTTAACCAGCCACATTCGTCACAATTATTGGCTAGATCCAGAAAAGTTAAACGTTATTTATCGCTACCACTCTGAAGAGTATGGAGAAGATGCTTTAAACCAGTTTAATATTTATGCAGAATCTATTCCCTATGCCGAATTAAGCGAATGGTTTCCCGAAGAAGGAGGATATTTGGCAGGCAATCTAGGACCATCCCATTTGGACTGTCGTTTCTTTGCTTTGGGTAATATGATGGCAATTTTATCTTCTTTGGTCATGCGTCAACAGGGGCAAATCATTATGCACACCATCGATACCAAATGGGAAGATTTGGTCGGCTGGATGCCAATGAAAATTTGTTTTCCTGCCCTCAAAGGTAGAGATTGGCAAATACTTACAGGTTGTGACCCCAAAAATCGTCCATGGTCATATCACAACGGGGGCAATTGGCCAGTGTTGTTATGTTTTATGGCAGCAGCAGCGATAAAAATGGATCGTTTAGACTTGGCTAAAAGAGCGATTGAAATTGCAGCCAAACGCTTACATAAAGATGAGTGGGCAGAATATTATGATGGTAAAAACGGTCGCTTAGTCGGCAAAGAAGCCAGAAAATATCAGAATTGGACAATATCTAGTTTTTTATTGGCTCAAGATTTGGTTGATGAACCTAAATATCTTGATTGGATTTGTCATGATTAA
- a CDS encoding DsbA family oxidoreductase, whose amino-acid sequence MSIKIKVYSDYVCPYCFLAKQTLDKVAKEQEVEIEWMPFELRPYPTPTLKPEDDYLPRVWQQSVYPLAEAMEISIQLPSISPQPYTHSAFEGYQFAKAHGKAEAYNDRVLKAFFQEDRDIGELEVLVQLAEEIGLPKQEFKQALIERRYKAIHQQALKHAYESVGVTSVPTLVIGGQIFLGIPRKENLQQAIKTAKAN is encoded by the coding sequence ATGAGTATTAAAATTAAAGTTTATTCGGACTACGTATGTCCTTACTGCTTTTTGGCAAAACAGACTTTAGATAAAGTTGCCAAAGAACAAGAGGTAGAAATAGAGTGGATGCCTTTCGAGTTAAGACCCTATCCTACACCTACGCTCAAACCTGAAGACGATTACCTACCGAGAGTGTGGCAACAGTCTGTTTATCCGCTGGCAGAAGCAATGGAAATTTCTATTCAGTTACCTAGTATTTCGCCACAGCCATATACTCATTCGGCTTTTGAAGGTTATCAATTTGCCAAAGCACATGGCAAGGCAGAGGCTTATAACGATAGAGTACTAAAAGCTTTTTTTCAAGAAGATCGTGATATTGGAGAACTTGAAGTACTTGTACAGTTGGCAGAAGAAATTGGTTTGCCAAAACAAGAATTCAAGCAGGCTTTAATTGAACGTAGATATAAAGCTATTCATCAGCAGGCTTTGAAACACGCTTATGAGTCAGTAGGAGTAACTTCTGTACCTACATTGGTAATTGGAGGACAAATATTCCTAGGTATACCTCGAAAAGAAAACTTACAACAAGCGATCAAGACAGCAAAAGCGAATTAA
- the gcvA gene encoding transcriptional regulator GcvA: MRSLPPLNALHTFEVAARHLSFQQAAEELDVTPTAVSHQIKVLEEHLRVTLFRRRPRPLALTEAGQLLYPAVRESLHAIATAIAQLTKTPESNTLTVSVTTVFAAKWLVPRLSEFQQAHPDIDLRLQTSNDVVDLNKQTVDLAIRYGKGNYPGFTVRKLMSDVFLPVCNPRLLEGKHLIKKPDDLVHYPLLHFEWIHFGTDAPDWKNWFILTKLNDIDPNRGLTFDEESLAIQAAIAGQGVALCSNIHVADDLALGFLVQPLNVSLDGFNYSAVYLENHSKEPLILTFVDWLVEVAGSFLQPT; this comes from the coding sequence ATGCGCTCGCTGCCACCGCTCAACGCCTTGCACACCTTTGAGGTTGCAGCTCGACACCTGAGTTTCCAGCAAGCTGCTGAAGAACTCGATGTCACGCCAACCGCAGTCAGTCATCAAATCAAAGTTCTCGAAGAACACCTGAGAGTAACCTTATTTCGCCGTCGCCCTCGTCCTCTGGCGTTGACTGAAGCAGGGCAACTCCTGTATCCAGCAGTACGCGAAAGCCTGCACGCGATCGCAACGGCGATCGCCCAGCTAACGAAAACTCCAGAATCTAATACTTTGACCGTAAGTGTAACGACGGTGTTTGCAGCCAAGTGGTTGGTTCCCCGTTTATCTGAGTTTCAGCAAGCTCATCCTGACATCGATCTGCGTCTACAAACCTCGAATGATGTAGTAGACCTGAATAAGCAGACGGTTGATTTAGCCATTCGTTATGGCAAAGGCAACTATCCTGGGTTTACCGTCCGTAAGCTCATGTCTGATGTGTTTCTGCCTGTCTGTAATCCACGGTTGTTGGAGGGTAAACATCTAATTAAAAAGCCTGATGATTTAGTGCATTATCCTCTGCTGCATTTTGAGTGGATTCACTTTGGCACAGACGCTCCTGATTGGAAAAACTGGTTTATCCTCACAAAGCTAAACGATATTGACCCAAATCGAGGACTGACATTTGATGAGGAAAGTTTAGCCATTCAAGCCGCGATCGCCGGTCAAGGGGTAGCGTTATGCAGCAATATTCATGTCGCTGATGATCTGGCGTTAGGTTTTTTAGTCCAGCCTCTTAATGTATCGCTAGACGGTTTTAACTATTCAGCAGTGTATTTAGAAAACCACTCAAAAGAACCATTGATTCTAACTTTTGTAGATTGGTTAGTCGAAGTAGCTGGCAGTTTCTTACAACCTACTTGA
- a CDS encoding serine/threonine protein kinase, giving the protein MTSLSLDSRKKLLNRRYYLHELIAQSSNSRVFLASDLVLRHQKCVIKQLCLNFSSAQEKQTRELIFQEEAQILKKLAGKHSQICQFYDYFSDSHGLYLVQEWIQGVTLEQKLSSQQKLSESETRDILLNLLPVLECIHSLGIVHRDIKPSNIILRAKDNLPVLIDFGVAHRVSTRRQKLIVGTPGYMSLEQAMGHTTYNNDLYSLGLTAIHLLTGKSPLTFDFEINQSNFEQQKRTASNQNLMVVIERAIAPNYSQRFASAKEMLSALQFPKATSSLTPTNTHKFRLKSWAIYFMIGIQLTWVCLGLNYLTSELDERPPINLLDSQAKLLLPTDDDIEPIDKKTKNLPTKNNALQAVIFIPGTSESKILQALGEPVWRQPGFWANSIAWSYENVVSKGIDLGYVFDTQTNKLRQAEIAVPPATNFNTVYSALDSLLAVEPTPDLKQGLQAVYRRQKTTYDFSVNGLKGIIQRNQKDRIYIAVWEADFH; this is encoded by the coding sequence ATGACAAGCTTGAGCTTAGATTCGCGAAAAAAACTATTAAACAGACGTTACTATCTTCATGAATTGATAGCTCAAAGTAGCAACAGTAGAGTTTTTTTGGCTAGCGATCTAGTTTTAAGACATCAAAAATGCGTCATCAAACAGTTGTGTCTAAATTTTTCTTCTGCTCAGGAAAAGCAGACAAGAGAGCTAATCTTCCAAGAAGAAGCCCAAATATTAAAAAAACTTGCTGGTAAACATTCTCAAATCTGCCAATTTTATGATTACTTCAGTGATTCTCACGGTTTATATTTGGTGCAGGAATGGATTCAAGGAGTTACTTTAGAACAAAAATTAAGTAGTCAACAAAAGCTATCAGAGTCTGAAACTAGAGACATTTTACTAAATTTGTTACCTGTTTTAGAATGTATTCATAGCTTGGGAATTGTTCACCGCGATATTAAACCAAGCAACATTATTTTACGGGCAAAAGATAATTTACCAGTGCTGATTGATTTTGGTGTTGCCCACAGGGTTAGCACTCGTCGCCAAAAACTCATAGTTGGTACACCAGGATATATGTCTCTAGAACAAGCAATGGGGCATACAACTTATAATAACGACCTCTATAGTTTAGGTTTAACAGCGATTCATCTTTTAACAGGGAAATCGCCACTAACTTTCGATTTTGAAATAAATCAAAGCAATTTTGAACAACAAAAAAGGACTGCTTCTAATCAGAATCTAATGGTAGTCATCGAACGTGCGATCGCTCCTAATTATAGTCAAAGATTTGCTTCTGCCAAGGAAATGCTTTCAGCGTTGCAGTTTCCCAAAGCAACATCATCTTTAACTCCGACAAATACTCATAAATTTCGCTTAAAATCATGGGCAATATATTTCATGATTGGTATACAGCTTACTTGGGTGTGTCTAGGCTTGAATTACCTAACCTCGGAACTTGATGAGCGACCACCGATAAACTTGTTAGACTCCCAAGCTAAATTGCTTCTCCCAACTGACGATGATATTGAACCTATAGATAAGAAAACCAAGAATTTACCAACTAAGAATAATGCTCTTCAAGCTGTAATTTTTATTCCTGGGACTTCAGAAAGCAAAATCCTTCAGGCTTTAGGAGAACCTGTTTGGCGCCAACCAGGTTTTTGGGCAAATAGTATTGCCTGGTCTTATGAAAATGTTGTTTCCAAGGGAATTGACCTGGGATATGTGTTTGACACTCAAACAAATAAGCTGCGTCAAGCAGAAATAGCTGTTCCACCTGCAACTAACTTTAATACAGTCTACTCTGCCCTAGATTCGCTTTTGGCAGTAGAACCCACCCCTGACTTAAAACAAGGATTACAAGCCGTATATCGTCGTCAAAAAACTACCTATGATTTTTCGGTAAATGGCTTAAAAGGTATTATTCAGCGCAATCAGAAAGACCGCATCTATATAGCGGTTTGGGAAGCAGATTTTCATTAA
- a CDS encoding MoaD/ThiS family protein: MTVKVLVPTPLQKFTNNQATIDCAGSNIDELINSLETNCPGIKARICDESGKPRRFLNLYVNSEDIRFLEGTDTALSDGDEVSIVPAVAGG; encoded by the coding sequence ATGACCGTTAAAGTATTAGTTCCTACCCCCCTGCAAAAGTTCACCAACAATCAAGCCACTATCGACTGTGCTGGTAGTAATATAGACGAGCTAATTAACTCTCTAGAAACTAATTGTCCTGGTATCAAGGCTCGTATTTGTGACGAAAGCGGAAAGCCTCGTCGTTTTTTAAATCTTTATGTCAACAGTGAAGATATCCGTTTCCTTGAGGGTACAGATACAGCACTAAGTGATGGTGATGAAGTTAGTATTGTTCCTGCGGTTGCAGGGGGCTAA
- a CDS encoding RidA family protein, producing the protein MKEFNVNLKQISTEPDPYQPFLLSQGIQVGDLVFISGQAGYADNGKIVAGGFRAQGEQAFSNLDRALIAGGSNLNNVAKVTIFLTDMSNFDEIVELRRKYFSLPYPADSIVEVSRLYTPEAMIEIEAIGVVSEVRRDVG; encoded by the coding sequence ATGAAAGAATTTAACGTGAACCTCAAACAGATTTCAACCGAGCCTGACCCCTATCAACCTTTTCTTTTATCTCAAGGGATTCAGGTTGGAGACTTAGTGTTCATTTCAGGACAAGCTGGTTATGCTGATAACGGAAAGATTGTTGCTGGTGGTTTCCGCGCCCAAGGTGAGCAGGCATTTTCCAACCTCGATCGCGCACTTATAGCTGGTGGCTCCAACCTCAATAACGTCGCTAAAGTGACCATTTTCCTGACGGACATGAGCAACTTTGATGAAATTGTCGAACTCCGCCGCAAGTATTTCAGCCTTCCCTATCCAGCCGATAGCATTGTCGAAGTTTCCAGACTCTACACGCCAGAAGCAATGATCGAAATCGAAGCAATTGGTGTAGTGAGCGAGGTGCGTCGCGACGTTGGTTGA
- a CDS encoding VOC family protein produces the protein MESDLDTIKVINTSQLSNSFLGDVIEICIVTRDYQQTMAGFVQLGIDPWRVYTFNAETVTEQIYRGHPAEYAIKVCFAQSKNVIWEIMQPLSGPTIFQKFLDRHDQGIHHIAFNCGDRPWNERIQEFESRGFRLLQLGKWMGQNTFAFLGTEDATSTIFETYFFPPDFEYPEPEA, from the coding sequence ATGGAATCAGACTTAGACACAATTAAGGTCATCAACACCTCCCAACTCTCGAATAGTTTTCTGGGCGATGTCATCGAAATTTGTATCGTTACTCGCGATTATCAGCAAACAATGGCAGGGTTTGTCCAGTTGGGTATAGATCCCTGGCGAGTTTACACCTTTAATGCTGAAACCGTTACAGAACAGATTTACAGAGGACACCCCGCTGAATATGCAATTAAAGTCTGTTTTGCTCAGTCCAAAAATGTAATCTGGGAAATTATGCAGCCCTTGTCTGGACCGACGATTTTTCAAAAATTTTTGGATCGGCACGATCAGGGAATTCATCACATTGCGTTTAACTGTGGCGATCGCCCCTGGAATGAGCGAATTCAGGAGTTTGAGTCCAGAGGATTTCGCTTGCTCCAGTTGGGCAAATGGATGGGGCAAAATACCTTTGCATTTTTGGGGACTGAGGATGCCACCAGCACCATCTTTGAAACTTACTTTTTTCCACCAGATTTTGAGTACCCAGAGCCTGAAGCCTGA
- the thrC gene encoding threonine synthase — protein MTQTPIKTTKGRTFTNLISKEGGVRYPLKALNVCEETFSPLEVEYDYDEIRRQVSRETIAAGPNSIWRYKAFLPVESENPIDVGTGMTPLVKSNRLARRLGLKNLYIKNDAVNMPTLSFKDRVVSVALTRAKELGFSTVSCASTGNLANSTAAIAAHAGMDCCVFIPADLEAGKIMGTLIYNPTVMAVKGNYDQVNRLCSEVGNSYGWGFVNINLRPYYSEGSKTLGYEVAEQLGWELPDHIVAPLASGSLFTKIYKGFNEFVKVGLVEDKKVRFSGAQAEGCSPIAQAFKEGRDFVTPVKPNTIAKSIAIGNPADGYYALDVARKTNGNIESVTDAEIIEGMKLLAETEGIFTETAGGTTVAVLKKLVEAGKINPDEKTVIYITGNGLKTQEAVQGYIGEPLTIEPKLDSFERALERSRTLERLEWQQTSV, from the coding sequence ATGACCCAAACACCCATCAAAACCACTAAAGGAAGAACTTTCACCAACCTAATATCCAAAGAAGGTGGTGTAAGATATCCTCTTAAGGCTCTCAATGTTTGCGAAGAAACATTTTCGCCTCTAGAAGTTGAATATGATTACGATGAAATTCGTCGTCAAGTCAGCCGTGAAACTATTGCGGCAGGGCCCAATTCAATTTGGCGTTACAAAGCATTTTTGCCAGTTGAAAGCGAAAATCCGATTGATGTCGGTACAGGCATGACTCCTTTGGTTAAGTCCAATCGTTTAGCTCGTCGTTTGGGTCTAAAAAATCTTTATATTAAAAATGATGCGGTTAATATGCCTACCCTCAGTTTCAAAGATAGGGTAGTGTCTGTAGCCTTGACTCGCGCCAAAGAGCTAGGATTTTCTACTGTTTCCTGCGCTAGTACTGGTAACTTAGCTAATTCGACAGCAGCGATCGCAGCACACGCAGGTATGGACTGTTGCGTATTTATTCCTGCGGACTTAGAGGCAGGAAAAATCATGGGTACCCTGATTTATAACCCTACCGTAATGGCAGTTAAAGGCAACTACGATCAGGTCAATCGACTTTGTTCTGAAGTTGGTAATAGCTATGGCTGGGGTTTCGTCAACATCAATCTTCGCCCTTACTACTCTGAAGGTTCCAAAACTCTTGGTTATGAAGTAGCCGAACAGTTAGGCTGGGAACTACCCGATCATATAGTTGCACCTTTGGCTTCTGGTTCATTATTTACCAAAATCTATAAAGGCTTTAATGAGTTCGTTAAAGTTGGTTTAGTAGAAGACAAAAAAGTTCGCTTTAGTGGCGCACAGGCAGAAGGCTGTTCTCCCATTGCTCAAGCATTTAAAGAAGGCAGAGACTTTGTTACTCCTGTTAAGCCAAATACGATCGCTAAATCTATTGCGATCGGTAATCCCGCAGATGGCTACTACGCTTTAGATGTTGCTCGCAAAACTAACGGCAACATTGAATCTGTTACAGATGCTGAAATTATTGAAGGTATGAAGCTTTTGGCTGAAACCGAAGGTATCTTTACCGAAACTGCTGGTGGTACTACTGTTGCCGTCCTTAAAAAGCTGGTAGAAGCAGGTAAAATTAACCCAGACGAGAAAACAGTTATCTATATCACTGGTAATGGCTTGAAAACTCAAGAAGCAGTACAAGGATACATTGGTGAGCCTCTAACTATTGAACCAAAACTAGACAGCTTTGAACGTGCATTAGAACGCTCTCGTACTCTAGAACGTTTGGAATGGCAACAAACCAGCGTTTAA
- a CDS encoding lysozyme produces the protein MMTSVCSITLATFSFAADKNPDPQSHLVNKIQLQKLDRSSKVNLKNLETETRQTPRKTSLKKITPKPISPVAINLIKEFEGFERQAYIDTDGEAVIGYGLSQIEGKPVQVGDRVSAEQANAALKAQVQEIQQELDRAIKVKLSDRQLSALASLSFNVGVDYIAESTLIRKINAKDYAGAANEFLRWDKANVGGALVQMPGLTRRRQAERQLFLEGQSL, from the coding sequence ATGATGACTAGTGTTTGCTCAATAACTTTAGCAACTTTCTCCTTCGCCGCAGATAAAAACCCCGATCCACAATCTCATCTAGTCAATAAAATTCAACTACAGAAACTAGATCGATCCTCAAAGGTTAATTTAAAAAATTTAGAAACCGAAACTCGGCAAACTCCTAGAAAGACAAGCTTAAAAAAGATAACTCCCAAACCCATTTCTCCTGTAGCAATTAATCTCATCAAGGAGTTCGAGGGATTTGAAAGGCAGGCTTATATAGATACTGACGGTGAGGCTGTAATTGGCTATGGCTTATCGCAAATAGAGGGTAAACCAGTTCAGGTTGGCGATCGCGTTTCTGCCGAACAAGCTAATGCTGCCTTAAAAGCTCAAGTGCAAGAAATTCAGCAAGAGTTGGATCGAGCTATCAAAGTCAAATTGAGCGATCGCCAATTAAGTGCATTAGCTTCACTCTCCTTTAATGTGGGCGTAGATTATATTGCAGAAAGTACCCTGATCAGAAAAATTAATGCCAAAGATTATGCTGGTGCAGCCAATGAGTTTTTACGCTGGGACAAAGCCAATGTCGGAGGCGCACTGGTACAAATGCCAGGACTAACTAGAAGAAGACAAGCAGAAAGACAGCTATTTTTAGAGGGACAAAGCCTTTAG